A single window of Leptolyngbya ohadii IS1 DNA harbors:
- a CDS encoding CRTAC homolog protein, whose protein sequence is MNADSFESFSLPLNTVHLFDVGVVDANSDNIFDLFTINHHADESLCLGNSDGTFTDVLSAWHLDQDIHFPGSGNFEFAPPLKPQGLYIYRGDRRHQYPESSGPRALHLQMRGGQKLGAVRGEIVLPAPAGSDSSVQVMRQHRSTVKISEFPWDGGKQARIQFTVQPKGELVLDTRFTDVPHALFLKPPFPLHHVYVGAKQIHPSRRHFVIERRDRHSMAWVDYQGDGLMDVFMVRGGLRGQILKFPRSAHIRDQMLVNQGNHRFKDRTAFLGFEKQGCRARQAKWIDFNGDNRLDLYIGGERSPSELFQQQPNGRFKNVAPKLGLNFSTSPQFEWLDADNDNDQDLLIAEKNYIKLYRNQAGRFPSHQTIPVAGLDARRFAIGDFDQDLDLDVFVASQQSSILLVNNSGKYIAQSPETVGLPTQTLTANWVDYDNDGLIDLHVLPDGLYRQTPEHQFVATSLLTHPPTLFAWANWFDFDNNGTRDGVTATRGGGESSPQLHRNLLTENHWLQVQLVGLPGNRQAVGAKVIVTTPEGKQLQQVGQSEGSRFSQGHYRLYFGLGQQSVIDSVQVIWTDGTQQIISSPAINQRLTIQYEHSSSMVSGSLSQNIGQIYSHRKTTDEITGIPQARRLETDDRLLKFNHADKHSERNPDLLIGNSGNDWLVGGEENDRLYGGAGNDRLMGNQGNDLLWGGSGYDRLIGGQGEDGMVLQKGKGFALIQDFTQQDWIALTGGMTARTLDITQNQDDLLIHHRNDLLAVVQNTPLKALSAHQFVHLGLF, encoded by the coding sequence ATGAACGCTGATTCATTTGAGTCGTTTTCTCTTCCGCTTAATACAGTTCATTTATTTGATGTGGGAGTAGTTGACGCCAACAGCGACAATATTTTCGATCTGTTCACAATTAATCATCATGCTGATGAAAGCCTGTGTTTAGGCAATTCTGATGGAACATTCACAGATGTTCTTTCTGCATGGCATCTAGATCAGGATATCCACTTCCCCGGTTCCGGCAATTTTGAGTTTGCGCCGCCCCTGAAACCGCAAGGGTTATACATTTATCGAGGCGATCGGCGACATCAGTATCCTGAGTCCAGTGGTCCCAGAGCACTCCATCTTCAAATGCGAGGTGGACAAAAACTGGGAGCCGTTCGGGGAGAAATTGTTTTGCCTGCGCCCGCTGGATCAGATTCCTCGGTTCAGGTCATGCGTCAGCATCGATCGACAGTCAAGATCAGCGAGTTCCCGTGGGACGGTGGCAAGCAGGCCCGAATTCAGTTTACAGTCCAGCCGAAGGGCGAGTTAGTCCTCGATACGCGGTTTACGGACGTGCCCCATGCGCTCTTTTTGAAACCGCCATTTCCACTCCATCACGTTTATGTCGGTGCCAAACAGATCCACCCCAGCCGTCGCCACTTTGTAATTGAGCGGCGCGATCGCCACAGTATGGCATGGGTAGACTACCAGGGGGATGGTCTGATGGATGTATTTATGGTGCGAGGTGGGCTACGAGGTCAGATTCTCAAGTTTCCCCGCTCCGCCCATATCCGCGATCAGATGTTGGTCAATCAGGGTAATCATCGCTTTAAAGATAGGACAGCATTTCTGGGGTTTGAGAAGCAGGGATGCCGTGCCCGACAGGCAAAATGGATTGATTTTAATGGGGATAACCGCCTCGATCTTTATATTGGCGGCGAGAGAAGCCCCAGCGAACTTTTTCAGCAGCAGCCCAACGGACGCTTCAAAAACGTTGCGCCAAAGCTAGGGCTTAATTTTTCTACATCTCCGCAGTTTGAATGGCTGGATGCGGATAACGACAATGACCAGGACTTGCTAATCGCAGAGAAGAACTACATCAAACTCTATCGAAATCAGGCAGGGCGGTTTCCCTCACACCAAACTATTCCCGTTGCAGGATTAGATGCCCGCAGGTTCGCAATCGGTGATTTTGACCAGGATCTCGACCTAGATGTGTTTGTGGCGTCGCAACAGTCCAGCATCCTGTTAGTGAACAACAGTGGAAAATATATCGCGCAGAGTCCAGAGACAGTTGGACTTCCAACCCAGACTTTAACGGCAAACTGGGTCGATTACGACAACGATGGTTTAATCGATCTGCACGTTTTACCGGACGGATTATATCGGCAAACGCCAGAGCATCAATTTGTGGCAACGTCGCTCCTGACTCACCCGCCAACTTTATTTGCCTGGGCAAACTGGTTTGATTTTGACAACAATGGCACCCGAGATGGGGTCACTGCTACCCGTGGAGGGGGTGAATCATCGCCCCAGCTTCACCGCAATTTGTTGACGGAGAACCACTGGCTGCAAGTTCAACTCGTTGGGCTACCGGGCAATCGGCAAGCGGTCGGCGCGAAGGTCATTGTCACGACGCCGGAGGGCAAACAGCTTCAGCAAGTCGGACAGTCAGAGGGATCGCGATTTTCTCAGGGACACTATCGCCTCTATTTTGGCTTGGGACAACAATCTGTGATTGATTCGGTTCAGGTGATCTGGACAGACGGAACACAGCAAATCATTTCCTCTCCTGCTATCAATCAACGGTTAACAATTCAATACGAGCATTCATCCAGTATGGTTTCTGGTTCTTTAAGCCAGAATATAGGACAGATTTATTCACACCGAAAGACAACTGATGAGATAACAGGAATTCCACAAGCTAGAAGATTAGAAACAGACGATCGTTTACTCAAATTCAATCATGCCGATAAACATAGCGAAAGAAATCCTGATCTTTTGATTGGGAATAGTGGCAATGACTGGTTAGTGGGTGGAGAGGAAAATGACAGACTGTATGGTGGTGCAGGAAACGATCGGCTAATGGGCAATCAAGGAAATGACTTGCTGTGGGGTGGGAGCGGATACGATCGGCTAATAGGTGGACAGGGAGAGGATGGGATGGTTTTACAAAAGGGCAAAGGCTTTGCGCTAATACAAGATTTTACGCAACAGGACTGGATTGCCCTAACAGGCGGGATGACAGCTCGGACATTAGACATCACCCAGAATCAGGATGATCTCTTGATTCACCATCGCAATGATTTACTGGCAGTGGTTCAAAATACGCCGTTGAAGGCATTGTCTGCCCATCAGTTTGTTCACTTAGGCTTGTTTTAG
- a CDS encoding GAF domain-containing sensor histidine kinase, which yields MLSPASPEFTALCRSQIELLTEGLGAVLSIIYLTEELSELSDTPLVPIAAYPEGVMQWSNQQVLNLMRGIRADAEQPRLAADISANSNRSAQPVTVDETTLLPLQMAERALLRQQQTVLPLIHENGVMGLLITARLDRPWTTEEQEQIEQIAHTLAIGCLLDQRAQWANQDMRQIRQVNDERQDVFDTLLHQFRNPLTALRTFGKLLLKRLDPEDNNHPIAEGIVRESDRLKELLQQFELALDWDDQPGLPAAKSADHPPAAETPALAGRRSPLLLPGTSWVTGSSIQVTPHSLTEVLSPLLSSADAIAQDRQLILSSSIATPLPPVLIDPKALREVLTNLIDNALKYTPAGGLVYVGVVAYANHQQAIVIADTGPGIPTEDQAHLFERHYRGVQANTDIPGTGLGLAIARDLVRQMQGEIEVFSPVKRCDFIPASLMIQTDANHPGTAIVVRLRQME from the coding sequence ATGCTGTCGCCTGCCAGTCCCGAATTCACTGCCCTCTGTCGATCGCAGATTGAACTGCTGACCGAAGGGTTAGGCGCAGTGTTAAGCATTATCTATCTCACCGAAGAACTGAGCGAGCTATCAGATACGCCCCTGGTGCCGATCGCCGCCTATCCGGAAGGGGTGATGCAGTGGAGCAACCAGCAGGTTTTAAACTTGATGCGGGGTATTCGTGCCGATGCCGAACAGCCCAGACTCGCGGCGGATATTTCTGCCAACAGCAATCGCTCTGCCCAGCCCGTCACTGTCGATGAAACCACCCTCCTTCCCCTGCAAATGGCGGAACGTGCCCTGCTTCGGCAGCAGCAAACGGTTTTACCGCTGATTCACGAAAACGGGGTGATGGGTCTGCTGATTACGGCGCGGCTCGATCGTCCCTGGACAACGGAAGAACAGGAACAGATCGAACAAATTGCCCATACGCTGGCGATCGGCTGTTTGCTGGATCAGCGGGCACAGTGGGCAAATCAGGATATGCGGCAAATCCGCCAGGTCAACGACGAGCGGCAGGATGTATTTGATACGCTGCTGCATCAGTTTCGCAACCCCTTAACCGCCCTCCGCACCTTTGGCAAGCTGTTACTAAAGCGGCTCGACCCGGAGGACAACAACCATCCCATCGCCGAGGGCATTGTCCGCGAAAGCGATCGCCTGAAGGAGCTGCTGCAACAGTTTGAGCTGGCACTCGACTGGGACGATCAGCCCGGACTCCCTGCCGCGAAATCGGCGGATCATCCCCCCGCTGCCGAAACGCCTGCCCTCGCGGGAAGACGATCGCCCCTACTTCTACCCGGAACCAGCTGGGTCACGGGTTCTTCGATTCAGGTCACGCCTCACTCGCTGACGGAAGTGCTTTCTCCCCTGCTCAGTTCCGCCGACGCGATCGCCCAGGATCGACAGCTTATCCTCTCTAGCTCGATCGCCACCCCCCTGCCCCCTGTCCTGATCGATCCCAAAGCCCTGCGCGAGGTGCTAACCAACCTGATCGACAATGCGCTGAAGTACACTCCCGCCGGAGGCTTGGTTTATGTAGGAGTCGTTGCCTACGCCAATCATCAGCAGGCGATCGTCATTGCGGATACGGGTCCGGGCATTCCGACCGAGGATCAGGCGCATCTGTTTGAGCGACACTATCGCGGCGTGCAGGCAAATACCGATATTCCGGGAACGGGTTTGGGACTGGCAATAGCCCGTGATCTGGTGCGCCAAATGCAGGGAGAAATTGAGGTCTTTAGTCCGGTCAAACGCTGTGATTTTATCCCCGCTTCGCTGATGATACAGACGGATGCCAACCATCCGGGAACGGCGATCGTGGTGCGGTTGAGGCAGATGGAGTAA
- a CDS encoding GMC oxidoreductase: protein MMIDARRIPSGETIETEVCIVGAGPAGITLARELIGQGFRVSLLETGGTEPDEAIQSLAEGAGDTIGDYYPGAVYMRTRRYGGTAHQWHIDLQNGKDAQSGKWGVRYTTLDPIDFEKRDWLPYSGWAISKQDLDPYYDRAHQVCQTGPYDYRTESWENGETKRLPFNEERVTTRMFHFGSRDVFIQDYRKELEQSGNVSLYTYATAIELLTNDAAQTVTRVKVATLEGNQFEIAAKVVVLAMGGLEVARLLLLSDSTQKNGLGNGQDLVGRFLMDHPLVRSGVLVPSNRQAISKLNLYDAHWSNGAMVIGKPVLSDTILRREQLLNINAAMFPVSGISKYNLLRMLLPQGRRYRSPAIESAQEVIKSLKRRQLPKNLLHHTGNLVTGLDDLIYYQWRKKPRIAQAYGLDTGGWSKLSDREQRFNAFEVFHLTEQAPDPNNRVTLGDVRDRLGCRKLQIYWKWNDIDSRSVRRAQDIFAEEFARVGLGHLRLELDRGMPQIFLPSIHHHMGTTRMHEDSRQGVVDATCRVHGVSNLYVASSSVFPTGGYANPTLTIIALAIRVADQVKAVMG from the coding sequence ATGATGATTGATGCACGCCGTATCCCGTCTGGTGAGACGATCGAAACCGAAGTCTGTATTGTGGGAGCCGGACCCGCCGGAATTACCCTGGCACGGGAGCTGATTGGACAAGGCTTTCGCGTCAGTCTGCTGGAAACGGGCGGCACAGAACCGGATGAAGCCATTCAATCCCTGGCGGAGGGGGCAGGCGATACGATCGGGGACTATTACCCCGGTGCCGTCTATATGCGAACTCGGCGCTACGGAGGAACTGCCCACCAGTGGCACATCGATCTGCAAAACGGCAAAGATGCCCAGTCCGGCAAATGGGGCGTTCGCTACACCACGCTAGACCCGATCGATTTTGAAAAGCGGGACTGGCTGCCCTACAGCGGTTGGGCAATTTCCAAACAGGATCTCGATCCCTACTACGATCGCGCCCATCAGGTTTGCCAGACCGGACCCTACGACTACCGGACAGAAAGCTGGGAAAACGGCGAGACAAAGCGATTGCCCTTTAACGAGGAGCGGGTCACGACCCGGATGTTTCACTTTGGTTCGCGCGATGTTTTTATTCAGGACTACCGCAAGGAGCTAGAGCAGTCCGGCAACGTCAGCCTCTACACTTACGCTACGGCGATCGAGCTATTAACTAACGATGCAGCCCAGACGGTCACGCGGGTTAAGGTGGCGACGCTAGAGGGCAATCAGTTTGAGATCGCGGCAAAGGTGGTGGTTCTGGCAATGGGCGGATTGGAAGTGGCGCGGCTGCTGCTCCTCTCCGATTCCACTCAAAAGAACGGACTGGGGAACGGGCAGGATCTTGTCGGTCGCTTTCTGATGGATCATCCGCTGGTGCGATCGGGGGTGTTAGTACCGTCCAATCGCCAGGCGATCAGCAAACTCAACCTCTACGATGCCCACTGGTCAAACGGCGCGATGGTGATCGGCAAGCCCGTCCTCTCAGACACGATCCTGCGGCGCGAACAACTGCTCAATATCAACGCGGCTATGTTTCCTGTCAGCGGCATTTCCAAGTACAACCTGCTGCGAATGCTCCTGCCCCAGGGAAGACGCTATCGATCGCCTGCGATTGAATCCGCTCAGGAAGTGATTAAGTCACTGAAGCGCCGCCAGTTGCCGAAGAATCTGCTGCACCATACCGGAAATCTGGTGACGGGACTGGATGATCTAATTTACTACCAGTGGCGCAAAAAACCGCGCATTGCCCAAGCCTACGGACTCGATACAGGCGGCTGGTCGAAACTGTCCGATCGCGAACAGCGGTTTAACGCCTTTGAAGTCTTCCATCTCACCGAGCAGGCTCCCGATCCGAATAACCGGGTGACGCTGGGGGATGTCCGCGATCGTCTGGGATGCCGCAAGCTGCAAATCTACTGGAAATGGAACGACATCGACAGTCGCAGCGTTCGCCGTGCCCAGGACATTTTTGCCGAGGAGTTTGCCCGCGTCGGATTAGGTCATCTGCGGCTGGAACTCGATCGGGGAATGCCGCAAATTTTCCTGCCCAGCATCCATCACCACATGGGTACCACCCGGATGCACGAAGATTCCAGGCAGGGCGTCGTCGATGCCACCTGTCGCGTTCACGGCGTTTCTAACCTGTACGTTGCCAGCAGTTCCGTTTTTCCGACGGGTGGGTATGCCAATCCGACGCTGACGATTATTGCGCTGGCGATCCGGGTGGCGGATCAGGTGAAAGCGGTCATGGGTTAG
- a CDS encoding ABC transporter ATP-binding protein: MAKVLLDQISRRFRTNAAIEQISFEVPDGQFWVLVGPSGCGKSTILRTIAGLEPVTEGNLYIGDRLMNRVAARDRDVAMVFQNYALYPHMTVAENLAFGLKMRGSPASEIQPQIDAVARSLQISHLLDRKPGQLSGGQQQRVALGRAIVRQPQVFLLDEPLSNLDAQLRDETRAELKQLHQQLGITSLYVTHDQVEAMTLADQIVVLKQGKIQQIGTPQQVYSQPANQMVATFLGNPPMNILPAVYREGQFHLGEQRLACPDRWQTLFQSGQPLNIGIRPEHLALTSPDDPDSLPVDVQLVEPLGREILVRSVLAGMPVQTSPTVQFQVMPSVPLRSGDRAAVRLDFEQVRLFDPQTGDRICQDIG; this comes from the coding sequence GTGGCAAAAGTTCTTCTCGACCAAATTAGCCGCCGCTTTCGCACCAATGCTGCGATCGAGCAAATTTCCTTTGAAGTACCAGACGGTCAGTTCTGGGTGCTGGTGGGTCCATCAGGGTGCGGCAAGTCCACCATTCTTCGCACGATCGCTGGGCTGGAGCCAGTCACCGAGGGCAATCTGTACATTGGCGATCGGCTGATGAATCGCGTGGCGGCGCGGGATCGGGACGTGGCAATGGTGTTTCAAAACTACGCCCTCTACCCTCACATGACCGTTGCGGAAAATCTGGCGTTTGGCTTGAAAATGCGGGGCAGTCCTGCCAGCGAAATTCAGCCCCAAATCGACGCTGTGGCGCGATCGCTTCAGATCAGCCATTTGCTCGATCGCAAACCGGGTCAGCTTTCGGGTGGGCAGCAGCAGCGCGTGGCATTAGGAAGGGCGATTGTGCGACAGCCGCAGGTGTTTTTGCTGGATGAGCCGCTGTCTAACCTGGATGCCCAGCTACGAGACGAAACCCGCGCCGAACTGAAACAGCTCCATCAGCAGCTTGGAATTACCAGCCTCTACGTCACCCACGATCAGGTGGAAGCCATGACCCTCGCGGATCAGATTGTGGTGCTGAAGCAGGGCAAAATTCAGCAAATTGGCACACCGCAGCAGGTTTACAGCCAGCCCGCGAATCAGATGGTCGCCACCTTCCTGGGCAATCCACCGATGAATATTCTGCCCGCTGTTTATCGCGAAGGTCAGTTCCATCTGGGCGAACAAAGGCTTGCCTGTCCCGATCGCTGGCAGACCCTTTTCCAGTCCGGACAGCCGCTCAACATTGGCATTCGTCCAGAGCATTTAGCGCTCACGTCTCCTGATGACCCAGACTCGCTGCCAGTCGACGTCCAGCTTGTCGAGCCGCTCGGTCGAGAAATTTTGGTGCGATCGGTTCTCGCAGGGATGCCCGTACAAACTTCGCCCACCGTTCAATTTCAGGTGATGCCTTCTGTGCCGCTGCGATCGGGCGATCGGGCTGCGGTGCGGCTGGACTTTGAGCAGGTCAGGCTGTTTGACCCCCAGACGGGCGATCGAATTTGCCAGGATATTGGTTAG
- a CDS encoding response regulator transcription factor has translation MGLVYIQIVEGNPHLRSLLGWHLQQVGFGVHQSADLQQAREVFLSRQPHLVILDTDLADGDGVEFCRWLQQEHQTLVMMLSARTTEADIVRGLRAGADDYLTKPFGMQEFLARVEALTRRSRTVVAPALLDYGDLKIDLIQRRVRFQGELIDLTPQEFSLLYVLAQAGGLPLSRSELLRRAWPDEIDNHRTVDTHVLALRKKIEIDPRQPNLIQTVRNVGYRFNIELLNGNRTNGKQHSNRQNDNSQRSSPKRQVMSSLSHAAEI, from the coding sequence GTGGGACTGGTTTATATCCAAATCGTTGAAGGCAATCCGCATTTGCGATCGCTGCTGGGCTGGCATTTACAGCAGGTTGGTTTTGGGGTGCATCAGTCGGCAGATCTCCAGCAGGCAAGGGAGGTATTTTTAAGCCGTCAGCCCCACCTTGTCATTCTGGACACCGATCTGGCAGATGGCGATGGCGTGGAGTTTTGCCGCTGGCTTCAGCAGGAACATCAAACCCTCGTGATGATGCTTTCCGCCCGGACGACCGAAGCTGATATTGTTCGGGGCTTGCGGGCAGGTGCAGACGACTATCTCACCAAGCCCTTTGGAATGCAGGAATTCCTTGCCAGAGTTGAAGCGCTGACGCGACGCAGCCGAACGGTGGTGGCTCCCGCCCTGCTGGACTACGGCGATCTCAAGATTGATCTGATTCAGCGACGAGTCCGGTTTCAAGGAGAGCTGATTGACCTGACCCCTCAGGAATTCAGTTTGCTCTATGTGCTGGCTCAGGCAGGCGGACTGCCCCTTAGCCGATCGGAACTCCTGCGGCGAGCCTGGCCCGACGAGATTGACAATCACCGCACCGTTGATACCCACGTCCTGGCACTGCGAAAGAAAATTGAGATCGATCCGCGTCAGCCGAATCTGATCCAAACGGTTCGCAATGTGGGCTACCGCTTCAATATCGAGCTGCTAAACGGCAATCGCACGAACGGCAAACAGCATAGCAATAGGCAGAATGATAACAGTCAAAGATCCAGCCCCAAGCGGCAGGTGATGTCTTCCCTGTCCCATGCGGCGGAGATCTGA
- a CDS encoding DUF6761 family protein, which produces MLQDAQTIRYYQRLSDALVEQWNRGYRFDELRLFVDGYLAALRHANAIEPYMVHRLEEEITRYLYDPSNFETPQSEPDYR; this is translated from the coding sequence ATGCTTCAGGATGCCCAAACGATCCGTTATTACCAGCGACTCTCCGACGCCCTCGTCGAACAATGGAATCGCGGATATCGATTCGATGAACTTCGGCTCTTTGTAGATGGCTATTTGGCGGCTCTTCGCCATGCAAATGCGATCGAACCCTATATGGTTCATCGGCTTGAAGAAGAGATTACCCGTTACCTCTATGACCCGTCCAACTTTGAAACGCCCCAATCGGAACCCGATTATCGGTAG
- the grxD gene encoding Grx4 family monothiol glutaredoxin, which translates to MTPEVQQRIDDLVQSNKIMVFMKGNKLMPQCGFSNNVVQILNVLGVPFETFDILADPEIRQGVKEYSSWPTIPQVYINGEFIGGSDILIELYQKGELQQMVEVALAS; encoded by the coding sequence ATGACTCCCGAAGTACAGCAACGCATTGATGACTTAGTTCAGTCGAACAAAATCATGGTGTTCATGAAGGGAAACAAACTGATGCCTCAGTGCGGTTTCTCTAACAACGTTGTGCAAATTTTGAACGTACTGGGCGTTCCGTTTGAAACCTTTGACATCCTGGCAGATCCCGAAATCCGTCAGGGCGTCAAAGAATATTCAAGCTGGCCCACAATCCCGCAGGTGTATATCAACGGAGAGTTTATCGGCGGCTCCGACATCCTGATCGAGCTGTATCAGAAGGGCGAGCTTCAGCAAATGGTTGAAGTGGCTCTCGCCTCCTGA
- a CDS encoding BolA family protein — MVSPDQVKEMIQGGLPDAQVEVNDLTGGGDHYQVVVVSSLFEGKSLVQRHQMVYRSLNQAMSSEAIHALTMKTFTPQDWSAQATT; from the coding sequence ATGGTTAGCCCAGATCAGGTTAAAGAAATGATTCAAGGGGGATTGCCCGATGCCCAGGTGGAGGTAAACGACCTCACAGGCGGCGGCGATCACTATCAGGTCGTCGTGGTTTCCTCGCTGTTTGAAGGAAAAAGTTTAGTCCAGCGGCATCAGATGGTTTATCGATCGCTCAATCAGGCAATGTCCTCCGAGGCGATCCATGCCCTGACGATGAAAACCTTTACCCCGCAGGACTGGTCAGCCCAGGCAACGACCTGA
- a CDS encoding proprotein convertase P-domain-containing protein — protein sequence MAGSPHSPLWMFPLPAAYPTDREGQILLRGGAKIPLHKCPDRFTVRLARPVENLAQWAKSLGGELEQTLPAIGQILLRVDPAALNSVMTRARRSAEVVFASHAYELAASESNHSEPASTASSLYLTDEITLQFQPQTTAQQMEAMIRAAGLEVLKLVPGIPKAFVYRLTDRAIVNPLKLANRLIHHPNLLLAEPNVAVAVPDSGLANWTESDSLGLPLSPTRLNSPRLDRSIGVAVVDRAIDLSHPAFGGMGKIVAPLDLTASSLADALSPDDSADSRQSSGTLCAQIAIGEASPEDPSVGSGIAPGCSLMPITVDLVLDDRAIEQVFDWGMNQGAAVFCWQMAGLAGALPPSLRQRVAVYRAGTQGRWGKGCVVLVDGSGWSGLPEVISVGDPTSAQPEAIAIGIQTGIAARILCVNPDLTAVQVEEILRTVQAQQGQVRSGNDILQAVDRALTMAVALMEIGYASDAQTDRSTPSSSLEPLEFTDSTPHEIPDFDEQGILCPIAVAASGTLQEVEIRLAIDHGFMGDLKIWLIPPQGDEILLQDRTLGSLPSFSTTYSQKNAPYLRSLVGRSAQGNWQLKICDLAPGHRGYLKEWRLRLGLQQPHQMS from the coding sequence ATGGCAGGTTCTCCCCATTCGCCCCTCTGGATGTTTCCGTTACCCGCAGCCTACCCGACCGATCGCGAAGGGCAAATTCTGCTGCGAGGCGGTGCAAAAATTCCGCTGCATAAGTGCCCCGATCGGTTTACGGTGAGGCTGGCGCGTCCAGTGGAAAATTTGGCGCAGTGGGCAAAATCGCTGGGAGGCGAACTGGAGCAAACCCTACCTGCGATCGGTCAAATTTTGCTGCGGGTCGATCCGGCGGCGCTGAATTCGGTGATGACAAGGGCAAGGCGATCGGCAGAGGTGGTCTTTGCCAGTCATGCCTATGAGTTAGCGGCGTCTGAATCAAACCATTCGGAGCCTGCTTCTACTGCCTCCAGCCTTTACCTGACCGACGAGATAACCCTGCAATTTCAGCCGCAGACCACTGCTCAGCAAATGGAGGCGATGATTCGCGCAGCGGGGCTGGAAGTTCTTAAGCTAGTTCCCGGTATCCCCAAAGCCTTTGTCTATCGGCTAACCGATCGAGCGATCGTGAATCCGCTGAAGCTGGCAAACCGCCTGATTCATCACCCCAATCTGCTGCTGGCGGAACCCAATGTCGCAGTTGCAGTTCCCGATTCGGGTCTGGCGAACTGGACAGAAAGCGATTCTCTGGGGCTTCCCCTTAGTCCAACCCGCCTGAACTCTCCCAGACTCGACCGATCGATCGGAGTAGCAGTGGTGGATCGGGCGATCGATCTGAGCCATCCGGCATTTGGCGGTATGGGCAAAATTGTCGCACCGCTGGATCTCACAGCTTCATCACTAGCAGACGCTCTTTCCCCGGACGATTCTGCGGACAGTAGACAGAGCAGCGGAACCCTCTGCGCCCAGATTGCGATCGGGGAAGCCTCTCCAGAAGACCCTTCCGTGGGGTCAGGGATTGCGCCAGGGTGTAGTCTCATGCCCATCACAGTGGATTTGGTACTGGACGATCGGGCGATCGAGCAGGTTTTTGACTGGGGCATGAATCAGGGTGCGGCGGTCTTCTGCTGGCAAATGGCAGGACTGGCGGGAGCGTTGCCGCCTTCTCTCCGTCAGCGAGTGGCAGTGTATCGGGCAGGGACGCAGGGTCGCTGGGGAAAGGGCTGTGTGGTGTTGGTCGATGGCTCAGGCTGGAGTGGTTTACCTGAGGTCATTTCAGTAGGCGATCCGACTTCAGCGCAACCGGAAGCGATCGCCATTGGAATTCAAACGGGCATCGCGGCAAGGATACTATGCGTCAATCCTGATCTAACTGCCGTGCAGGTCGAAGAAATTTTGCGAACGGTTCAGGCTCAGCAGGGGCAGGTTCGATCGGGCAATGACATTCTGCAAGCCGTCGATCGTGCGCTCACGATGGCAGTTGCTTTGATGGAAATCGGCTACGCCTCGGACGCACAAACGGATCGATCAACTCCCTCGTCTTCCCTGGAGCCGCTGGAGTTCACCGATTCCACCCCGCACGAAATTCCCGACTTTGATGAACAGGGCATCCTTTGTCCGATCGCAGTAGCGGCATCGGGAACCCTTCAAGAGGTTGAAATTCGTCTGGCGATCGATCATGGCTTTATGGGCGATTTGAAAATCTGGCTGATTCCGCCCCAGGGAGACGAGATTTTGCTGCAAGACCGCACCCTCGGATCGCTGCCCTCATTCAGCACGACCTACAGCCAGAAAAACGCGCCGTACCTGCGAAGCTTAGTTGGGCGATCGGCTCAGGGAAACTGGCAGCTCAAAATCTGCGATCTGGCTCCTGGTCATCGGGGCTATCTGAAGGAATGGCGGCTTCGGCTAGGATTGCAGCAGCCGCACCAGATGTCCTAA
- a CDS encoding MogA/MoaB family molybdenum cofactor biosynthesis protein: MQEEPGHQINRTSPHSPAPHSPLPRSPAPRPHAPTPHPDRHPISVACAAITVSDTRTPETDRSGQLMQELLQTAGHSIAYYTIVPDEPERIQAELQQLGDRSEIQAILLSGGTGIAPRDTTYDAIEQRLDKVLSGFGELFRYLSYQEIGSRAMASRAVAGVCGNQLVFSMPGSTNAVRLAMEKLILPELGHLVRLLQS; this comes from the coding sequence ATCCAGGAAGAGCCTGGACACCAGATTAATCGCACTTCTCCCCACTCCCCTGCTCCCCACTCCCCGCTCCCCCGCTCCCCCGCTCCCCGCCCCCATGCCCCCACGCCTCACCCCGATCGCCACCCCATCTCCGTCGCCTGTGCTGCAATAACAGTCAGCGATACCCGCACTCCAGAAACCGATCGCAGCGGTCAACTCATGCAGGAACTCCTGCAAACCGCAGGACATTCGATCGCCTATTACACAATTGTTCCTGACGAACCGGAGCGGATACAGGCAGAGCTTCAGCAGTTGGGCGATCGATCGGAGATTCAGGCGATTCTTTTGAGCGGCGGCACGGGGATTGCGCCCAGAGATACCACCTACGATGCGATCGAACAGCGACTAGACAAAGTTTTGTCGGGTTTTGGAGAGCTGTTTCGCTATTTGAGCTATCAGGAAATTGGCTCACGGGCGATGGCTTCGCGGGCGGTGGCGGGAGTTTGCGGCAATCAGCTTGTGTTTTCGATGCCCGGTTCCACGAATGCGGTGAGGCTGGCGATGGAAAAGCTGATTTTGCCGGAGTTAGGACATCTGGTGCGGCTGCTGCAATCCTAG